One genomic region from Lysobacterales bacterium encodes:
- a CDS encoding VWA domain-containing protein produces MYAHATDRTRLRRRASALALALGVGLLAACQGPASKAPPSRSEPAAEAASISSPPGAASTDPQDASRLEQVMVTGSRVTAQEAARMAPMMAAPPPPSPMSVPHVNRENYADFERNGIQRVAEQPVSTFSIDVDTGAYSNLRRLLHAGQRPPSDAVRIEELINYFRYDYPRPRAGEAPFAFATELAPSPFHRGRLLLQVALQTEAMDTRDLPPANLVFLIDTSGSMQDADKLPLLKRGFALLVNQLRPQDSVAIVAYAGSAGLVLAPTKGSKRGEILAALERLEAGGSTNGGAGIDLAYAVARQARIPNGINRVILASDGDFNVGTVDHTALETLVANQRQSGVALSVLGFGTGNYNEQTAERLADIGNGNYAYIDSLLEARKVLVAQMGGTLHTLASDVKIQIEFNPAVVAEYRLLGYENRLLAREDFDNDRVDAGEIGAGHSVTALYEIALIGSGGEANAPLRYAAPPSAGTQRSDEIALLRLRYKRPGAEASQLIEQPIARAMLREQASPELGFAAAVAGYGELLRGGEHAGEMNWDRVEQLAVAGRGEDRDGLRGEFLQLVGLARSVSGADISAR; encoded by the coding sequence GGGGGCCGCGAGCACGGACCCGCAGGACGCCTCGCGCCTTGAACAGGTCATGGTCACAGGCTCACGCGTCACAGCCCAGGAAGCCGCCCGGATGGCGCCGATGATGGCAGCGCCGCCCCCCCCATCGCCCATGTCGGTGCCGCACGTGAATCGCGAGAACTACGCCGATTTCGAGCGCAACGGTATCCAGCGCGTCGCCGAACAGCCGGTGTCGACCTTCTCCATTGATGTCGACACCGGCGCCTACAGCAACCTCCGCCGCCTGCTGCACGCAGGCCAGCGTCCGCCATCGGACGCGGTGCGCATCGAAGAGTTGATCAACTACTTCCGCTACGACTACCCGCGGCCGCGCGCCGGGGAGGCGCCCTTCGCCTTCGCGACCGAACTTGCGCCCTCGCCCTTCCACCGCGGACGACTGCTGCTGCAGGTGGCACTGCAGACCGAGGCGATGGACACCCGGGATCTGCCGCCGGCCAATCTCGTGTTCCTGATCGACACCTCGGGCTCGATGCAGGACGCCGACAAGCTGCCGCTGCTGAAGCGCGGCTTCGCCCTGCTGGTGAACCAGCTGCGCCCGCAGGATTCGGTCGCCATCGTCGCTTACGCGGGCAGCGCAGGCCTGGTGCTGGCGCCGACGAAAGGCTCGAAGCGCGGTGAGATCCTGGCTGCGCTGGAGCGGCTGGAGGCCGGCGGCTCGACCAACGGCGGAGCGGGCATCGACTTGGCGTATGCCGTGGCGCGACAGGCGCGGATCCCCAACGGCATCAACCGGGTCATCCTCGCCAGCGACGGCGACTTCAACGTCGGCACGGTCGACCATACGGCCCTGGAAACCCTCGTCGCCAACCAGCGCCAGTCGGGCGTGGCGCTGAGCGTGCTGGGATTCGGCACCGGCAACTACAACGAGCAGACCGCCGAACGCCTGGCCGACATCGGCAACGGCAACTACGCCTACATCGACAGCCTGCTGGAGGCGCGCAAGGTGCTCGTCGCGCAGATGGGCGGCACCCTGCACACCCTGGCGAGTGACGTGAAAATCCAGATCGAGTTCAACCCCGCCGTGGTGGCCGAGTACCGCCTGCTCGGCTACGAGAACCGCCTGTTGGCGCGCGAGGACTTCGACAACGATCGCGTCGATGCCGGCGAAATCGGCGCCGGCCACAGCGTTACCGCCCTGTACGAAATCGCCCTGATCGGCTCCGGCGGCGAAGCCAACGCACCGCTGCGCTACGCGGCGCCGCCCTCGGCGGGGACGCAGCGCAGCGACGAGATCGCTCTGCTGCGCCTGCGCTACAAGCGCCCCGGCGCGGAGGCCAGCCAGCTGATCGAGCAGCCGATCGCGCGCGCGATGCTTCGCGAACAGGCCAGCCCCGAGCTGGGCTTCGCCGCGGCAGTGGCCGGCTATGGCGAACTGCTGCGCGGCGGTGAGCACGCGGGCGAGATGAACTGGGATCGCGTCGAACAGCTGGCTGTGGCCGGGCGCGGTGAGGACCGCGACGGCCTGCGCGGCGAGTTCCTGCAGCTGGTCGGGCTGGCGCGCAGCGTGAGCGGGGCCGACATCAGCGCACGCTGA
- a CDS encoding CHAT domain-containing protein, with the protein MSHLADLEQRASMAATPSACPARALALAGVLSLLSVLAPAARASAASLGCDSPAPLDLALPQSGRLQVGFTAEQGAWLWIEERGHDLQIDGAEQLQALSVQTPPRHGLSLLRVDASDTIAITRQLSGRSAARVMLSLDCNAIDTELQRWLQDAAAVAQHLGGGIGSLSGQSPPGALTTLPARAPAPRWRALGLHLQAQWLLLEGRSIDAAAAFVDAAQAWDSIGATPQAAAARVAAAENFRLAGRGGEALALSRAVAGAPDRRHYFGVRLEAARCGALFERGDLAESSACYAWVQGAYASLQEPLESANAAVNHADLLRRTGQPEEARSRVLAALDALQGPQSSAARGRAQLSLAETAAQQGDVSELLQRLHAAQGEFERAGETRWRAHVLRRLAATLLELGAEADAQSALQAAQALLDPRQAPAPYAAGQLLQARLLRGRAGYSDRLDLIHAAQSVADGIQQRELFNLAALARAELEWEFGHQAAALAALAALREPSPREQARAAHLRGLIEPGKLEAGPVLAARPRSSAPASGAAAWVALDLSERVALQREVARRRADEGAAEQAQVALLQAARDLEALRLQTHNPLLDQALIGQMLRLRATAVELRLRTLAGQTQLDPSAERWLLDWLSLGLPMGPTASSPHPARLDAELGRLLLGEASDARPRTLLAALSSRGTPRERQPVSVDALRAGLNARAPLQILLNGEQQTLHVEWSAQQRSFRILDDLSGLHAALQRLSTAAQQLGTPVQQLHEAGAEVAARLRLPNDLLAQETVDVLADDLGLQVEWSLLPGPDGRALGETHRLRLLQPSTRPGAAPVLGALQLLQAAQRQNASAPAGLRAAPALAALRAADAEANLLLGALPGREIDRQVLSEREQLLAALQRSDRWLHVSAHGQLQPQLLAGSGLWMDPSEPDGDPQFISALDVQVRGARSPHVVLNACQLAQGADRGATHSGQSSFALALVRAGAGHVIAARWLVSDSASQLWVPAYYGDLQRQARSGLPLDPAAALRAARQSLQRSRAFRHPYHWAAWVHFEALPLRPPTAAADDATSP; encoded by the coding sequence ATGAGCCACCTCGCAGACCTTGAGCAGCGCGCTTCGATGGCGGCCACTCCCAGCGCCTGCCCTGCCCGCGCGCTCGCGCTGGCGGGCGTACTGAGCCTGCTGTCGGTTCTCGCTCCGGCAGCACGCGCCTCGGCCGCTTCGCTGGGCTGCGACAGCCCCGCCCCCTTGGACCTGGCCTTGCCGCAGTCCGGACGTCTGCAGGTGGGCTTCACCGCCGAGCAGGGCGCGTGGCTGTGGATCGAGGAACGCGGACACGATCTGCAGATCGACGGCGCCGAACAGCTCCAGGCCCTGTCGGTGCAGACGCCGCCACGGCATGGGCTGAGCCTGCTGAGGGTCGATGCGTCCGACACGATCGCGATCACCCGTCAGCTGTCCGGCCGGTCTGCAGCGCGGGTGATGCTCAGCCTTGACTGCAACGCGATCGATACCGAGCTGCAGCGCTGGCTGCAGGACGCCGCAGCGGTGGCTCAGCACCTGGGCGGCGGCATCGGCAGCTTGAGCGGGCAGTCGCCGCCAGGTGCGCTGACGACGCTGCCGGCGCGTGCGCCGGCGCCGCGCTGGCGCGCCCTGGGCTTGCACCTGCAGGCGCAGTGGCTGCTGCTGGAGGGGCGCAGCATCGACGCCGCGGCGGCGTTCGTGGACGCTGCGCAAGCCTGGGACAGCATCGGCGCCACCCCGCAGGCGGCGGCCGCGCGGGTGGCGGCGGCCGAGAACTTCCGCTTGGCCGGGCGCGGTGGCGAGGCGCTCGCACTGAGCCGCGCCGTGGCCGGCGCGCCGGATCGCCGGCACTATTTCGGCGTACGCCTGGAGGCCGCCCGCTGCGGAGCGCTGTTCGAACGCGGCGATCTCGCAGAGTCGAGCGCCTGCTATGCCTGGGTGCAGGGCGCCTACGCGAGTCTGCAGGAGCCGCTCGAAAGCGCCAACGCTGCGGTCAATCACGCGGATCTGCTGCGCCGGACGGGTCAGCCTGAGGAGGCGCGTTCGCGCGTGCTCGCCGCACTCGACGCGCTGCAGGGGCCGCAGTCTTCTGCGGCGCGCGGCCGCGCCCAGCTGTCCTTGGCCGAGACGGCAGCACAGCAGGGCGATGTGTCCGAGCTGCTGCAGCGTCTGCATGCCGCGCAAGGCGAGTTCGAGCGCGCCGGCGAGACGCGCTGGCGTGCGCATGTGCTGCGTCGACTGGCGGCAACGCTGCTGGAGCTGGGGGCCGAAGCCGACGCCCAGAGCGCGCTGCAGGCAGCGCAGGCGCTGCTTGATCCGCGGCAAGCACCAGCGCCTTACGCCGCGGGCCAGCTGCTGCAGGCCCGGCTGCTGCGCGGCCGCGCGGGCTACTCGGATCGCCTCGATCTGATCCATGCGGCACAGTCGGTTGCCGACGGCATCCAGCAGCGCGAGCTGTTCAACCTGGCCGCGCTGGCGCGCGCCGAGCTGGAGTGGGAGTTCGGGCATCAGGCCGCGGCGCTCGCGGCGCTTGCCGCCCTGCGTGAGCCGAGCCCACGCGAACAGGCACGCGCAGCGCATCTGCGAGGCTTGATCGAACCCGGCAAACTCGAGGCGGGACCTGTTCTGGCCGCACGGCCCAGATCTTCGGCACCGGCCAGCGGAGCGGCCGCCTGGGTCGCGCTCGACCTGTCCGAACGCGTGGCGCTGCAGCGCGAAGTCGCGCGCCGCCGAGCGGACGAAGGCGCCGCTGAGCAGGCGCAAGTGGCGCTGCTGCAGGCGGCACGAGACCTGGAAGCGCTGCGCCTGCAGACACACAACCCGCTGCTCGATCAAGCGCTGATCGGACAGATGCTGCGCTTGCGGGCAACCGCCGTCGAACTGCGGCTGCGCACCCTGGCCGGCCAAACCCAGCTGGATCCCAGCGCTGAGCGCTGGCTTCTCGATTGGCTGAGCCTCGGCCTGCCGATGGGGCCTACCGCGAGCTCTCCCCACCCTGCCCGGCTCGATGCGGAACTCGGACGTTTGCTTTTGGGTGAGGCCTCCGACGCGCGCCCGCGAACCCTGCTGGCCGCGCTGTCGTCCCGCGGCACGCCGCGCGAACGCCAGCCGGTTTCCGTCGACGCGCTTCGCGCAGGCCTCAATGCGCGAGCGCCTCTTCAGATCCTGCTGAACGGCGAGCAGCAGACCCTGCACGTCGAGTGGTCCGCGCAGCAACGCAGCTTTCGGATCCTGGACGATCTGTCCGGTCTGCACGCCGCCCTGCAGCGCCTGTCGACGGCTGCCCAGCAGCTCGGCACGCCCGTGCAGCAGCTGCACGAGGCCGGTGCAGAGGTCGCCGCACGGCTTCGACTGCCCAACGACCTGCTTGCACAGGAGACCGTCGATGTACTGGCGGACGATCTTGGCCTGCAGGTCGAATGGAGCCTGCTGCCCGGCCCCGACGGTAGAGCGCTGGGCGAAACCCATCGCCTGCGGCTGCTGCAGCCGTCGACGCGCCCGGGCGCGGCGCCGGTGCTCGGCGCACTGCAGCTGCTGCAGGCGGCGCAGCGCCAGAATGCGTCGGCGCCGGCCGGCCTGCGCGCCGCTCCCGCGCTTGCCGCCCTGCGCGCCGCCGATGCCGAAGCGAACCTCCTGCTGGGCGCGCTGCCGGGTCGGGAGATCGATCGCCAGGTCTTGAGCGAACGCGAGCAGCTGCTCGCCGCGCTGCAGCGGAGCGACCGCTGGCTGCACGTGTCCGCTCACGGACAACTGCAGCCGCAGCTGCTGGCGGGGAGCGGACTCTGGATGGACCCCTCCGAGCCTGACGGCGACCCGCAGTTCATCAGTGCGCTGGATGTACAGGTGCGCGGCGCGCGCAGCCCCCACGTGGTGCTCAACGCCTGCCAGCTTGCGCAGGGCGCCGATCGCGGTGCGACTCACTCCGGCCAGTCGAGCTTTGCGCTAGCGCTTGTGCGCGCCGGCGCAGGCCATGTCATCGCTGCACGCTGGCTGGTCAGCGACAGCGCCAGCCAGCTCTGGGTCCCGGCCTACTACGGTGACCTGCAGCGGCAGGCCCGCAGCGGCCTGCCGCTCGATCCCGCGGCGGCGCTGCGCGCGGCACGCCAGAGCCTGCAGCGCTCGCGTGCCTTCCGGCACCCCTACCATTGGGCGGCATGGGTGCACTTCGAGGCCCTGCCCCTGCGACCGCCAACCGCCGCTGCTGATGACGCGACTTCGCCATGA